In the genome of Marispirochaeta sp., one region contains:
- a CDS encoding AGE family epimerase/isomerase, translated as MKDDIIQKIEEWKTEMTRHLTKELLPFWTSCCWDGEWGGFITQFGADGEDTGVDEKSLLAHMRTIYSLSLAAQHGHDPDGICRSLAAKGVQHALDYYWDNVHGGFYWLFDRRNRVIIDKKILYGHSFAIYALATYSKVFGDPRGLQYAEACFDLLQKYGAETVYGGYLEMFERNWQLCSPDSGGGDRKTLDVHMHLMEAFTALYACSGKDIHKRKLEEIIEILMVKILHPKFRTGIPQFYRTWEVAPQIKFEVVWGWDRFTDGDSVKQNAFDNTSYGHNVEFFWLLLEALSVLNADPQPYRGTFDAILDHALTNGVDWQHGGVYVEGSHEGGKVYDDTKEFWQQAEFLTGMLDAYLLYNDKKYLTVYENVHRFVMDKMINHQIGEWLPLLERDGTPVWKHMSHSWKVNYHSIRAAVLSIHRLNKVLNRINLKS; from the coding sequence ATGAAGGATGATATCATACAAAAGATAGAAGAATGGAAGACCGAGATGACTCGGCATCTCACAAAGGAGCTTCTTCCTTTCTGGACCAGTTGCTGCTGGGACGGGGAATGGGGCGGATTTATAACCCAGTTCGGGGCTGATGGAGAAGACACCGGTGTCGATGAAAAATCCCTGCTGGCACATATGAGGACAATTTACTCCCTTTCTCTGGCGGCTCAACATGGGCACGATCCTGACGGAATCTGCCGGAGCCTTGCCGCAAAGGGAGTGCAGCACGCCCTGGATTATTACTGGGACAACGTCCATGGCGGGTTTTACTGGCTTTTTGACCGTCGGAACAGGGTTATTATAGACAAGAAGATACTCTACGGGCACAGCTTTGCGATCTACGCTCTTGCCACCTACAGCAAGGTCTTCGGTGATCCCCGGGGCTTACAGTATGCTGAAGCCTGTTTTGACTTGCTGCAGAAGTACGGCGCGGAGACTGTCTACGGGGGATACCTGGAGATGTTCGAGCGTAACTGGCAGCTCTGTAGTCCCGATAGCGGCGGAGGAGACAGAAAAACCCTCGATGTCCACATGCATCTTATGGAGGCCTTTACGGCGCTATACGCCTGCAGCGGCAAGGATATTCACAAAAGAAAGCTGGAAGAGATCATTGAGATCCTGATGGTGAAGATCCTGCATCCTAAATTCAGAACAGGAATCCCTCAGTTTTACAGGACCTGGGAGGTCGCGCCTCAGATCAAGTTTGAGGTTGTCTGGGGCTGGGACCGGTTTACCGATGGCGATAGCGTTAAGCAGAACGCTTTCGACAATACCTCCTATGGGCATAACGTGGAGTTTTTCTGGCTTCTGCTTGAAGCCCTTTCTGTGTTGAATGCCGATCCGCAGCCCTATCGCGGCACTTTCGATGCAATTCTTGACCACGCTTTGACCAATGGTGTGGACTGGCAGCATGGGGGAGTTTATGTGGAGGGTTCCCATGAGGGGGGCAAGGTCTACGATGATACAAAGGAGTTCTGGCAACAGGCTGAGTTCCTGACGGGAATGCTCGATGCCTATCTGCTGTACAATGACAAAAAGTATCTGACGGTTTATGAAAACGTGCACCGTTTTGTTATGGATAAGATGATAAATCACCAGATCGGCGAATGGCTTCCGCTGCTCGAGCGGGACGGAACGCCTGTCTGGAAACACATGAGCCATTCCTGGAAGGTGAATTATCATAGTATCCGGGCTGCAGTACTTTCCATCCATCGTTTAAACAAAGTGCTCAATCGGATAAATCTCAAATCGTGA
- a CDS encoding ABC transporter substrate-binding protein, whose translation MRKAIFVFSLVVLMILPVMIFAGGDQEGEDAGKSLEIFSWWTAGGEAEGLQAMIDVFHEKYPDIEIVNATVAGGAGTNAKAVLATRMQGGNPPDAFQVHAGHELIDTWVVSGYMEPVTFILEDNGWMNKFPKDVIDIISYEGEVYSIPVNIHRSNVMWYNPKILRDNGLEAPKNMDEFFAVAEKLKAAGITPLALGDTNTWPATHLLESVILASTGPDKYRSLWDGKISWSDPDVKEALTNYAKMMDYVNSDHAALTNMDAAGYVAEGKAAMNVMGDWVAGYYMSQKYSQGEEWDWIPTPGTAGNFIMLSDSFGLAKNAPNRENVIKWLEVCASKEGQDAFNPIKGSIPSRTDGDRAKYDSYLNAAMDDFASDAIVPSVAHGAAVSEAWLTKINDIMSVFTTDLDVEKAINEFQALADRYVPK comes from the coding sequence ATGAGAAAAGCAATTTTTGTATTTTCTCTCGTAGTGCTGATGATTCTTCCGGTAATGATTTTTGCCGGTGGAGATCAGGAAGGGGAAGATGCCGGAAAATCATTAGAGATTTTCAGCTGGTGGACAGCCGGCGGTGAAGCTGAAGGCCTTCAGGCCATGATTGATGTCTTCCATGAGAAATATCCTGATATCGAAATCGTGAATGCTACAGTTGCCGGCGGCGCCGGTACCAATGCCAAGGCTGTACTTGCCACGCGGATGCAGGGGGGCAATCCTCCCGATGCTTTCCAGGTTCATGCGGGTCACGAGCTGATTGATACCTGGGTTGTTTCCGGCTATATGGAACCAGTTACTTTTATCCTTGAGGATAATGGCTGGATGAACAAGTTCCCCAAAGATGTTATCGATATCATCTCCTACGAGGGTGAGGTCTACAGTATCCCGGTAAACATCCACCGATCCAATGTAATGTGGTACAATCCGAAAATCCTGAGGGACAACGGACTTGAAGCACCCAAGAACATGGATGAGTTCTTTGCCGTTGCCGAGAAGCTCAAGGCCGCAGGTATTACTCCCCTGGCCCTGGGTGACACCAACACCTGGCCTGCGACACATCTTCTCGAGAGCGTTATACTCGCTTCAACAGGACCCGACAAATACCGTAGTCTCTGGGATGGAAAGATTTCATGGAGCGATCCCGATGTGAAAGAAGCGCTTACGAATTACGCGAAAATGATGGACTACGTAAACAGTGATCATGCCGCGCTCACCAACATGGACGCCGCCGGTTACGTTGCAGAAGGCAAAGCCGCGATGAATGTTATGGGCGACTGGGTTGCCGGATATTACATGTCCCAGAAGTACAGCCAGGGAGAAGAGTGGGACTGGATTCCGACTCCTGGAACCGCAGGGAATTTCATTATGCTGTCTGACTCTTTCGGGCTTGCAAAAAACGCTCCGAATAGAGAAAATGTTATCAAGTGGCTTGAAGTGTGCGCATCTAAAGAGGGGCAGGATGCCTTTAATCCGATCAAAGGTTCCATTCCTTCCCGGACTGATGGTGATAGGGCAAAATACGATTCCTACCTGAACGCCGCCATGGACGATTTCGCATCAGACGCAATCGTACCCTCCGTCGCCCACGGAGCAGCTGTTTCGGAAGCCTGGTTAACAAAGATCAATGACATCATGAGCGTTTTTACAACCGATCTTGATGTTGAAAAGGCTATCAATGAGTTCCAGGCTCTTGCCGATCGATACGTACCGAAATAA
- a CDS encoding sugar ABC transporter permease codes for MYCPKKETRKGLLVVLPLALVLFVFVYGFIFWSFRVSFTAWDGILPNMSFVGLENYKLLFQSQRFITDLFNTFYFTLFFMTTCIVGGFFLSYLLYSHLKAEAVFRTIYLFPLSLSFVVTGVLWRWVLSPEVGVNALFQMLGLEANFGWFTSTQSFGKFNFALTSLIIAASWQYLGYTMAMFLAGLRGISDQIIESAQIDGAGELRIIWNILLPMLKPITFSAMIVLGHISLKIFDLAYAMTGKGPAFVTDFPGLYMFETTFRGNHYSEGAAISIIMLLMVALVIIPYLYSTFKGDEA; via the coding sequence ATGTACTGTCCAAAAAAAGAAACACGCAAAGGGTTGCTGGTTGTCCTTCCTTTGGCCCTGGTTCTGTTCGTCTTCGTATACGGCTTTATTTTCTGGTCGTTTCGCGTATCCTTCACCGCATGGGACGGCATTCTCCCGAACATGAGTTTTGTGGGCCTGGAAAACTACAAGCTGCTTTTTCAGTCTCAGCGGTTTATCACTGATCTATTTAACACGTTTTATTTTACTTTGTTTTTTATGACCACCTGTATTGTCGGAGGCTTTTTTCTTAGTTATCTGCTTTATTCACACTTAAAAGCGGAAGCGGTATTCAGGACTATTTATCTGTTTCCTTTATCGCTGTCTTTTGTTGTAACCGGCGTATTATGGCGCTGGGTGCTTTCTCCGGAGGTTGGGGTCAATGCTCTATTTCAGATGCTTGGACTTGAAGCAAACTTCGGATGGTTTACTTCAACTCAGAGCTTCGGAAAGTTTAATTTTGCGCTTACTTCCTTGATAATTGCCGCCTCATGGCAGTATCTCGGGTATACCATGGCAATGTTTCTTGCTGGTCTTAGGGGGATATCCGATCAGATTATCGAGTCGGCGCAGATAGACGGGGCGGGTGAACTGCGGATTATCTGGAATATTCTTCTTCCAATGCTCAAACCGATAACCTTCTCGGCGATGATAGTCCTGGGGCACATATCACTGAAGATCTTCGACCTGGCCTATGCCATGACGGGTAAAGGGCCCGCCTTCGTGACTGATTTTCCCGGACTGTACATGTTTGAGACCACCTTTCGAGGGAATCATTATTCCGAAGGAGCCGCGATATCCATTATCATGCTCCTCATGGTTGCTCTGGTGATCATTCCCTATCTCTATTCCACTTTCAAAGGAGACGAGGCATGA
- a CDS encoding carbohydrate ABC transporter permease, protein MTRRTSLSLKYGFAILSAFFFLFPVYVLLNTSLKPFSEVRISEMWIPVSKLSLEGFIHSFSKLSGNLRNSFMLVIPVSFFSILFGSLNGYVFAKWRFRFSNILFALIIFGMFIPYQSILIPLVHSLNRMKLYGTLQGLILTHIIYGLPISTLMFRNYYAKLPDELIEAGMLDGLGIWGVFRTIIAPISAPAMVVVLIWQFTSVWNDFLFAVVITQKPSIQPITVALQNLAGSQVIEWNVQMAGALIAAIPTLFVYIFLGKYFIRGLLAGSVKG, encoded by the coding sequence ATGACCCGCCGTACCTCACTATCTTTGAAATATGGCTTCGCCATTCTCAGCGCCTTCTTTTTTCTGTTTCCCGTCTACGTTCTGTTGAATACCAGTTTGAAGCCTTTTTCCGAGGTGCGGATCAGCGAGATGTGGATTCCGGTTAGCAAGCTTAGCCTGGAGGGATTCATACATTCCTTCTCCAAGTTGAGCGGGAACCTGAGAAACAGTTTTATGCTGGTTATTCCGGTCTCCTTTTTCTCCATCCTGTTCGGATCCCTCAACGGATACGTGTTCGCTAAGTGGCGGTTCAGGTTTTCGAATATCCTCTTTGCACTGATCATTTTCGGGATGTTTATCCCGTACCAGAGTATTCTGATTCCCTTGGTGCATTCCCTCAACAGGATGAAACTTTACGGCACGCTGCAGGGGCTTATCCTGACCCATATTATCTACGGTCTGCCTATTTCGACCCTGATGTTCAGGAACTATTACGCCAAACTTCCCGATGAACTTATCGAAGCCGGTATGCTTGACGGACTGGGAATCTGGGGCGTATTTCGCACGATCATTGCCCCGATATCCGCTCCGGCCATGGTGGTTGTTCTGATCTGGCAGTTTACAAGTGTTTGGAATGATTTTCTCTTTGCGGTGGTTATTACTCAGAAACCGTCGATTCAGCCAATAACCGTCGCTTTGCAGAATCTGGCCGGAAGCCAGGTTATCGAATGGAACGTTCAGATGGCCGGTGCCCTGATCGCGGCGATTCCCACACTGTTTGTCTATATCTTCCTTGGAAAATACTTTATTCGCGGACTTCTTGCAGGGTCAGTAAAGGGGTAA
- a CDS encoding ROK family protein: MDIHNDYAPLFIGIDIGGTKTAVSLGDARGKVLNKKKFPTDDHYDAVIEKICLHTEHILSARDIEQIKAIGISCGGPLDPYSGIIQSPPNLPSWDDVPIVQIIADRFNLPVYLENDANACALAELYWGNGRGCRNMIFLTFGTGLGAGLVLNGRLYSGTRGLAGEIGHFRLADEGPFCYGKAGSWEGFCSGSGLQKLFALKYGGTHTAEEICTAAGEGDAEALDVVGLSAEYLGRGIAFLVDLLNPERVIIGSIYSRNEELFRSRMEETLRREALHQAFRDCRIMSAGLGEYLGDMAALGVAIGKYGEEDRFNG, from the coding sequence GTGGACATACATAATGACTACGCACCGCTTTTTATAGGTATAGATATAGGCGGAACAAAAACAGCCGTATCCCTGGGGGATGCAAGGGGCAAGGTTCTAAACAAGAAGAAATTTCCCACAGACGATCATTATGATGCTGTAATCGAAAAGATCTGCCTTCATACTGAACATATACTGTCCGCACGGGACATTGAACAGATTAAGGCCATCGGAATCAGCTGCGGCGGTCCTCTTGATCCCTATTCCGGTATAATTCAGTCTCCACCGAATCTTCCTTCCTGGGATGATGTTCCCATCGTGCAGATAATCGCCGATCGGTTTAATCTTCCGGTCTACCTTGAAAACGATGCGAATGCCTGCGCCCTTGCTGAGTTGTACTGGGGCAACGGACGGGGCTGCAGGAATATGATTTTCCTGACCTTCGGTACTGGTCTGGGAGCAGGCCTGGTTCTCAACGGACGTCTCTATTCAGGAACACGAGGTCTGGCCGGCGAGATCGGACATTTCCGACTTGCTGATGAGGGGCCTTTTTGTTACGGAAAAGCTGGCTCCTGGGAGGGTTTTTGCAGTGGCAGCGGCTTGCAGAAGCTTTTTGCCCTGAAATACGGTGGCACGCATACCGCCGAGGAGATATGTACGGCCGCCGGGGAAGGGGACGCGGAGGCTCTGGATGTAGTCGGACTCTCGGCGGAGTATCTTGGGCGTGGGATTGCCTTTCTGGTTGATTTGCTGAACCCGGAGCGAGTAATTATCGGCAGTATCTATTCGAGAAACGAAGAACTTTTTCGCAGTCGTATGGAAGAAACGCTGCGCCGCGAAGCCCTTCATCAGGCATTTCGTGATTGCCGGATAATGTCCGCAGGGCTGGGGGAATATCTTGGCGATATGGCTGCCCTGGGGGTTGCCATCGGAAAATACGGAGAAGAGGATCGTTTTAATGGATGA
- a CDS encoding SIS domain-containing protein → MDEYIARLITRYPILEPIAETIDNAATLMKCSIDAGGKILVCGNGGSAADADHIVGELMKSFVKKRPLAREQREALIRTDEVMGGVLAAELQGGIPAISLTQHTSLSTAFANDVNSALIYAQQAAVLGKKGDILWGISTSGNAQNVLYAAVCARAMGMQILGLTGRQGGGLKEKSDVCIAVPEDETFMVQELHLPIYHTLCLSLENHLW, encoded by the coding sequence ATGGATGAATATATTGCGAGGCTGATTACACGGTATCCGATACTTGAGCCCATTGCAGAGACGATAGATAATGCGGCGACACTGATGAAATGCAGCATCGATGCCGGAGGAAAGATCCTTGTTTGCGGAAATGGGGGGAGCGCTGCTGACGCCGATCATATCGTCGGGGAACTAATGAAGTCCTTTGTAAAGAAACGCCCTCTTGCCAGGGAACAACGTGAAGCGCTGATCAGAACGGATGAAGTCATGGGAGGCGTGCTGGCAGCGGAATTGCAGGGGGGGATTCCGGCAATCAGCTTAACCCAGCATACATCCTTGTCCACTGCTTTTGCCAACGATGTAAATTCCGCTCTGATCTATGCCCAGCAGGCTGCCGTACTCGGGAAAAAAGGCGACATTCTATGGGGCATTTCGACCTCCGGCAATGCCCAAAACGTGCTTTACGCTGCGGTTTGTGCCCGGGCCATGGGAATGCAGATTCTCGGACTCACAGGGAGACAAGGCGGCGGACTTAAAGAGAAGAGTGACGTTTGTATAGCGGTCCCAGAGGATGAAACCTTCATGGTGCAGGAACTACATCTCCCGATTTATCATACACTTTGTCTGAGTCTGGAAAACCATCTGTGGTAA
- the gltX gene encoding glutamate--tRNA ligase, translating into MSVRVRYAPSPTGLQHIGGVRTALFNYFFARSQGGRFILRVEDTDRSRYSDEALQDLYNTFDWLGIQWDEGPDAGGEYGPYVQSERFDLYREYADKLLESGHAYRCYCTAERLDELRKSQKKATGYDRRCRDLSADKEERLAAELKARGQEPVIRFKIPLEGSTSFSDEIMGTITRRNKDINPDPVILKGDGFPTYHLANVVDDHLMEITHILRAQEWIPSGPLHVLLYEAFGWEPPKYCHLPMVMGKDGQKLSKRHGSTSVRDFRSEGYLPEALVNYVSLLGWSYDDSREFFTREELEELFSLEKLNKAPGVFDYKKLAWFNGQYIRQKDDDELKEALIPFLVRDGIIVDPPCDEERRIIDNFIPLVKPRLKTLGEIGSLVRFLFQDVEPEDPGIAVPKKLDLAKTIEVLEAGRELVSRLDSLGDEEMEEQFRAGAEKLEVKLGDMMGPVRVGLTGSTVSPPLIESCRLIGTDESLRRIDRLISALKGRL; encoded by the coding sequence ATGAGCGTGCGCGTGCGCTACGCCCCGTCTCCGACGGGTCTTCAGCATATCGGCGGGGTCAGAACCGCCTTATTTAACTATTTCTTTGCCAGAAGCCAGGGAGGAAGGTTTATCCTGCGGGTGGAAGACACCGACCGCAGCCGTTATTCCGACGAAGCCCTGCAGGATCTCTACAATACCTTTGACTGGCTGGGAATACAATGGGACGAAGGTCCTGATGCAGGCGGCGAATACGGCCCCTACGTACAGTCGGAACGTTTCGATCTGTACCGGGAATACGCGGACAAGCTTCTTGAAAGCGGCCATGCTTACCGCTGCTACTGCACGGCAGAGCGCCTTGATGAGCTCCGGAAGAGTCAGAAGAAAGCCACCGGCTACGACCGACGCTGCCGGGATTTATCCGCGGATAAGGAAGAACGGCTGGCCGCAGAACTGAAGGCCCGGGGACAGGAGCCGGTAATACGCTTCAAGATTCCTCTGGAGGGTTCCACCAGTTTTTCCGACGAGATTATGGGGACGATTACCCGCAGGAACAAGGACATCAATCCCGATCCTGTCATCCTTAAAGGTGACGGGTTCCCCACCTATCATCTGGCTAACGTAGTGGATGACCATTTAATGGAGATTACCCATATACTCCGGGCCCAGGAGTGGATCCCCTCAGGTCCCCTGCATGTTCTTTTGTACGAGGCCTTTGGCTGGGAGCCGCCGAAGTACTGCCACCTTCCCATGGTGATGGGTAAGGACGGACAGAAACTCTCCAAACGCCACGGTTCCACCAGTGTTCGGGATTTCCGCAGCGAAGGCTATCTGCCAGAAGCCCTCGTCAACTACGTTTCCCTGCTGGGCTGGAGCTACGATGATTCCCGGGAGTTTTTTACCCGGGAAGAGCTGGAAGAGCTCTTTAGCCTGGAAAAACTGAACAAGGCTCCGGGGGTCTTTGATTACAAGAAACTCGCATGGTTCAACGGCCAGTATATACGGCAGAAGGACGATGATGAACTGAAAGAGGCGCTGATTCCCTTCCTGGTGCGGGACGGCATTATAGTGGATCCGCCCTGCGACGAGGAACGCCGCATCATAGATAACTTTATTCCCCTGGTAAAACCGCGGCTCAAGACACTGGGAGAGATCGGTTCTCTGGTACGTTTTCTGTTTCAGGATGTTGAGCCCGAAGACCCCGGTATCGCCGTGCCCAAAAAGCTGGACCTTGCCAAAACCATCGAGGTCCTGGAAGCCGGCCGGGAACTTGTTTCCCGCCTGGATTCGCTTGGGGACGAGGAAATGGAAGAGCAGTTCCGCGCCGGAGCGGAGAAGCTGGAAGTAAAACTGGGAGACATGATGGGACCGGTAAGAGTCGGACTGACTGGAAGCACTGTCTCGCCGCCGCTTATCGAAAGCTGCCGTCTGATCGGCACCGATGAGTCTCTCAGGCGGATTGACCGTCTGATATCAGCATTGAAAGGACGCCTCTAA
- a CDS encoding glycine--tRNA ligase, with product MAEKTAEVTMDKLVSLCKRRGFVFQSSEIYGGLSSAWDYGPMGVELKKNIQKFWWKEMTQLHENIVGLDAAIMMHPKVWEASGHVANFSDPLVDCKECKNRFRADHIDLSAPCPVCGNSGTFTEPRQFNLMFQTHLGPVKDDKNKVYLRPETAQGIFVNFRNVVQTSRVKIPFGIAQVGKAFRNEIVTKNFIFRTCEFEQMEMQFFVKPGSDDQWFDYWKEQRMAYYEKLGIRGDRLRWHQHGPDELAHYAKDAYDIEYLFPMGWQELEGVHNRTDFDLGRHQEFSGKDQTYLEEQTKERYIPYVIETSAGLTRSVLMALSDAYEEEQLGDGDVRTVMHFHPAIAPITVAILPLVKKDGIAELARDIEAELREDFHVFYDQSGAIGRRYRRQDEAGTPYCVTIDYDSKEDGTVTLRFRDSMEQVRVHRNDLSARIRKEIREYKRV from the coding sequence ATGGCAGAAAAAACCGCCGAAGTAACCATGGACAAACTCGTCTCCCTCTGCAAGCGCCGGGGATTTGTATTTCAGTCTTCCGAAATCTACGGAGGCCTTTCCTCCGCCTGGGACTACGGCCCCATGGGCGTGGAACTTAAAAAGAATATTCAGAAATTCTGGTGGAAGGAGATGACCCAGCTCCACGAAAACATCGTCGGCCTGGACGCCGCCATCATGATGCATCCCAAAGTCTGGGAGGCTTCGGGACACGTGGCCAACTTTTCCGACCCCCTGGTGGACTGTAAAGAGTGTAAGAACCGTTTTCGGGCGGACCATATAGACCTTTCCGCGCCATGTCCGGTTTGCGGTAATTCCGGGACCTTTACCGAACCCCGGCAGTTCAACCTGATGTTCCAGACCCATCTGGGGCCGGTCAAGGACGACAAGAACAAAGTGTATCTGCGGCCGGAAACCGCTCAGGGAATCTTTGTTAACTTCCGCAACGTAGTTCAGACCAGCCGGGTCAAGATCCCCTTTGGTATAGCTCAGGTAGGAAAAGCCTTCCGTAACGAGATTGTCACCAAGAACTTTATTTTCCGTACCTGCGAGTTCGAGCAGATGGAAATGCAGTTTTTCGTCAAACCCGGCAGCGACGACCAGTGGTTCGACTACTGGAAGGAACAGCGCATGGCGTATTACGAAAAGCTCGGTATCCGCGGTGACCGGCTGCGCTGGCACCAGCACGGCCCTGACGAACTGGCCCACTACGCCAAGGATGCCTACGACATCGAGTACCTGTTCCCCATGGGCTGGCAGGAGCTGGAGGGCGTCCACAACAGGACCGACTTTGACCTTGGCCGGCACCAGGAGTTCTCCGGCAAGGATCAGACCTACCTGGAAGAGCAGACGAAAGAGCGCTACATTCCCTACGTAATCGAAACCTCCGCGGGGCTTACCCGTTCGGTACTGATGGCTCTTTCCGACGCTTACGAGGAGGAGCAGTTAGGGGACGGCGATGTACGGACGGTAATGCATTTTCATCCCGCCATTGCTCCCATTACGGTGGCTATTCTGCCGCTGGTCAAGAAGGACGGTATCGCCGAGCTTGCCCGGGATATCGAGGCGGAACTGCGGGAAGACTTTCACGTCTTTTACGACCAGTCCGGGGCCATCGGCCGCCGCTACCGCCGCCAGGATGAGGCTGGTACTCCCTATTGCGTTACCATTGACTACGACTCCAAGGAGGACGGCACGGTTACCCTGCGTTTCCGGGACTCCATGGAGCAGGTGCGGGTTCATCGCAATGACCTTTCCGCACGGATTCGTAAAGAAATCAGGGAGTACAAGCGCGTATGA
- the tyrS gene encoding tyrosine--tRNA ligase, translated as MNPALQTLQERGFIQQCTDLDSLSSLMDKEPMAFYVGVDPTGPSLHVGHMVPIFALSHLQRAGHKPVLLVGGGTARIGDPSGKTEMRKMLSYEEINANVKSVAGQLTNFVTLDGENGWLVNNADWLADLNYIDFLREIGSQFSVNRMLTFESYKKRLETGLSFVEFNYQLLQSYDYLELYRRKGCRLQIGGDDQWGNIVAGIDLIRRMEGAETYGLTFPLVTRADGQKMGKSEKGAVFLDSGLFSVYDFFQYWRNVADADVEKFLKLFTFLELDEIRELCAGEGAALNAAKERLAWEYTSLVHGKEEADKALAAAKAAFGGSGDKSSIPGLELSLEELEKGIGVLELFARTDLCSSNGEARRLVQQGGARINDQKISDIDSVVNGSFVQDGELMLKAGKKRFFRILVK; from the coding sequence CTGAATCCTGCCCTGCAAACCCTCCAGGAGAGGGGATTCATTCAGCAGTGTACCGACCTTGACTCTTTAAGTTCCCTGATGGACAAGGAACCGATGGCTTTTTATGTGGGCGTGGACCCCACGGGACCTTCTCTTCATGTGGGACACATGGTGCCGATTTTCGCCCTTTCTCATTTGCAGCGGGCGGGACACAAACCCGTGCTGCTGGTGGGGGGCGGCACTGCACGGATCGGTGACCCCTCAGGGAAAACCGAAATGCGCAAGATGCTCAGTTACGAGGAGATCAACGCCAATGTTAAAAGCGTCGCCGGGCAGCTGACCAACTTTGTCACGCTGGACGGGGAAAACGGCTGGCTGGTAAACAACGCCGACTGGCTGGCGGACCTGAACTATATAGACTTTTTACGGGAGATCGGCAGCCAGTTTTCAGTCAACCGCATGCTGACCTTCGAGTCCTATAAAAAGCGGCTGGAGACAGGGCTCTCCTTTGTTGAGTTCAACTACCAGCTGCTCCAGTCCTACGACTATCTGGAGCTCTACCGCCGCAAAGGCTGCCGGCTCCAGATCGGCGGTGACGACCAGTGGGGCAACATTGTAGCGGGCATTGACCTGATCAGGCGCATGGAAGGGGCCGAGACCTACGGCCTGACCTTTCCCCTGGTTACCCGGGCGGACGGGCAGAAGATGGGCAAATCAGAAAAAGGCGCTGTCTTCCTCGATTCCGGGCTCTTCTCGGTCTACGACTTTTTTCAGTACTGGCGTAACGTGGCCGACGCGGATGTGGAAAAGTTCCTGAAGCTCTTTACCTTTCTGGAGCTGGATGAGATCCGGGAACTCTGCGCTGGCGAAGGGGCCGCCCTGAACGCCGCTAAGGAACGCCTGGCCTGGGAATATACCAGCCTGGTCCACGGAAAAGAGGAGGCGGATAAGGCCCTGGCCGCCGCCAAGGCCGCCTTCGGCGGCAGCGGCGACAAGAGTTCCATTCCAGGTCTTGAGCTTTCCCTTGAGGAACTTGAAAAGGGCATCGGCGTGCTGGAACTCTTTGCCCGTACCGACCTCTGCTCCTCAAACGGCGAGGCCCGGCGCCTGGTCCAGCAGGGCGGGGCCCGCATTAACGATCAGAAGATCAGCGATATAGACAGTGTTGTGAACGGTTCTTTTGTGCAGGATGGCGAACTCATGCTGAAGGCAGGGAAGAAACGCTTTTTCCGGATTCTGGTTAAATAG
- a CDS encoding SdpI family protein, with the protein MVSGNKRPAPISRSSWITALVLSGTALIATAALYNRLPSSVPVHWNIMGEADSYGPRYMVWVLGSLPLLTALLMRLLPQIDPRRGNYEKSERAYNAVFLATVTLMTLIHLMVLAVSVGIDLRADMIVKAGVGVLFVVIGNYLGTIRSTFFFGIRTPWTLSNDEIWRRTHRLGGRLFILAGFCFIVSSFFRGLLSAILPFSALAIAVTVPLVYSCVIYKRQAPPD; encoded by the coding sequence ATGGTTTCTGGAAATAAACGGCCGGCACCAATAAGCCGTTCAAGCTGGATAACAGCCCTTGTACTCAGCGGTACAGCACTCATTGCTACGGCTGCACTATACAATCGCCTGCCGAGCTCCGTACCGGTGCACTGGAATATCATGGGCGAAGCGGACAGCTACGGCCCGCGATATATGGTGTGGGTTTTAGGCAGTCTCCCGCTCTTAACAGCACTTCTTATGAGATTACTGCCGCAGATCGACCCCCGCCGCGGGAACTATGAAAAATCGGAACGGGCATACAACGCGGTGTTTCTGGCTACCGTCACCTTGATGACATTGATACATCTGATGGTTCTGGCCGTCAGTGTCGGGATAGACCTTAGAGCAGACATGATAGTGAAAGCGGGGGTGGGCGTACTGTTCGTAGTAATCGGCAACTACCTGGGCACGATAAGAAGTACCTTCTTCTTCGGGATCAGAACGCCCTGGACCCTCTCAAACGACGAGATCTGGCGCCGTACCCACCGCCTGGGCGGACGGCTTTTTATTCTAGCCGGATTCTGTTTTATAGTATCTTCGTTTTTTCGCGGCCTTCTCTCCGCGATACTGCCCTTTTCAGCTCTGGCTATAGCAGTGACAGTACCGCTTGTATACTCCTGCGTAATATACAAGCGGCAGGCTCCTCCGGATTAG